One Paenibacillus thermoaerophilus DNA window includes the following coding sequences:
- a CDS encoding flagellar hook-basal body protein, which yields MIRGLYTATAGMITSERKHQLVTNNIANLNTVGFKASHAVARSFPEVLIGIINGGEGQAQGQPIGRLHTGVFAEESLNLHVQGDLRATGNPTDFAIRSNIQVPGVQFDASGKGVNAAGETVYQPQAFFAVRNGEGQVRYTRDGQFIVDDAGRLLTSEGYEVLGLNNEPIVFGADTAPGAVAVGPDGRFVSAVTGAPLLGADGQALGGLLVVRIDNPYMLIREGNGVFRLEEGADAVPVTAQDAVEVKQGYLERSNVDAAQSMVDLMAAVRAYEANQKVVQAYDRSLEKAVNEVGKV from the coding sequence ATGATTCGCGGATTGTACACGGCCACGGCCGGCATGATCACCTCGGAGCGCAAGCACCAACTGGTTACGAACAATATCGCCAACCTGAACACGGTGGGCTTCAAGGCTTCCCATGCCGTTGCGCGTTCGTTTCCCGAGGTGCTGATCGGGATCATCAACGGCGGCGAAGGACAAGCCCAAGGTCAGCCGATCGGCCGTCTTCATACCGGCGTGTTCGCCGAGGAGTCGCTGAACTTGCATGTGCAAGGGGATCTTCGCGCGACCGGCAATCCGACGGATTTTGCCATCCGTTCCAACATTCAAGTGCCCGGCGTTCAATTCGACGCGTCCGGAAAAGGCGTCAACGCCGCGGGCGAAACCGTGTATCAGCCTCAGGCGTTTTTCGCCGTCCGTAACGGCGAAGGACAAGTCCGGTACACCCGTGACGGCCAATTCATCGTCGACGACGCGGGCCGTCTGTTGACCTCCGAGGGGTATGAAGTGCTGGGCTTGAACAACGAGCCGATCGTATTCGGCGCGGATACGGCGCCGGGCGCGGTTGCGGTCGGACCGGACGGCCGGTTCGTCAGCGCCGTTACCGGCGCGCCGCTGCTTGGCGCGGACGGACAAGCGCTGGGCGGGCTGCTGGTCGTCAGGATCGACAATCCATACATGCTGATCCGCGAGGGCAACGGCGTATTCCGTCTGGAGGAAGGAGCCGACGCGGTTCCGGTAACGGCTCAGGACGCGGTGGAGGTCAAGCAGGGCTATCTGGAGCGGTCCAACGTCGACGCGGCGCAGTCGATGGTCGATCTGATGGCGGCTGTCCGGGCGTACGAAGCGAACCAGAAGGTCGTACAAGCCTACGACCGGAGTCTCGAGAAAGCCGTCAACGAAGTCGGCAAAGTGTAA